A window of the Bos indicus x Bos taurus breed Angus x Brahman F1 hybrid chromosome X, Bos_hybrid_MaternalHap_v2.0, whole genome shotgun sequence genome harbors these coding sequences:
- the ARMCX4 gene encoding armadillo repeat-containing X-linked protein 4, translating into MGRIQEVGLVTAGLMIWAGACYCIYRLTKGRAQSVRRLARNGSKVKMETVAGIQNQTLAMCEAMVGTEIETRPKPKTGAETGARDRSGAEVETKVIATDRSKAYSQAKAMAEAKTETQSEARTVAGTVIITEAVILTDAKASEVAMKEAVTQTDSGSGKLIKKEAVTQTKTKAWALGTKVETKKEAMTQTKAETHILAEKEIEMNRVVVTQNEALAVIREVTKTGAINKIRSVADTKSRALEETVSVAKTLSEVWSGTSVDAQGNPNFVSEAEAGAVMKPCSLSQAVAKIQIDSVLGTEVEAKGNCKTMSQAGSSADMRASVQSQVVAKAQTEAMLGVAVDVGGNTKAMCEAGIGADTSVSTQSQTVTKKQAETVSGARVDDRGNTNVISRAMMGADMTAATQPLVVADTQIEFAPDAWVKGRGSPYPVSMVRAGTDTESYMEPQPTIRVQADALPDDRVKAQDDANTKSKEEAGTDKKAQSQTSTKSQAEAPPTTRRKARSKAKGKSKAGLGIEMKTCVQPEAGVRAQADVFPDSRIDGKGDPDAISGPGAKAELRASGEPQDMAIFQGEVLPGAQNKVQDNPDAVSKAGTGSDTKSSAQPQAVASSQGEALPGVKKKALGSASAVSKAGAGPDAKASAQPPTDAIGPAQLQAVASSQGEALCGVKNKARGNATAVSKAGTGQDTKSSAQPQAVTSTQGEALPGVKKKARGNAGAVSKAGAGSDTTGPTQPQAVVSSQSEASPGTKNKVRSNPNAASKAGAGSDAKASAQTPTDTTGPAQPQAVGNSWGEALPVTKNKTQGNPNAMSTAGTGPDATCSAQLQTDTTNTAQPQGMVSSQGEALLGAKNNVRGNPNNLCKAEAGADPVGSAQPQAESNSPGESLPSARSKVWGNPSTVSKVDSGPDTRGCVQPQAAASSQGETSCGTKKKARDSASTASKAGSKPDTKGCVQPQATASSQGETSCGTKKKARGSASGASKAGAGPHAMDSLQLQTDTTGSALSQAVASSQGEALLGARSKVRGNRITESKGEAGAGMVGSGQHQSLAHSQSKTSLGAKDKAKHKCEAEATGDVSVKPKAKATPTSENEGGAGTQACTKSQSKVHDYYWNGIGVEDWVASERWIKFRFQARDGYWENSTSWADDENEANTESWSVAKSENEVGIQSWAGAGDQASGGFWAGSQASQQSWAGGQANGGYWVEATDRAAGGSWTVAENQASGTSWAGTGNQAVVVPWTGAQVSDSSWAGGQTSGVSWTGGEAIGVSWAVVENQANGASWTGAEAQAGGRSQDGAGIQANGASWAQATGGNVVNIGYWAVAVDQATGGSWILTSDLSGGATWVGTSDLAKPRLEVQASENVSWTGTGLGPENQSSGKAWAVTANQASGGSGLASVNQSSGVSWITTGEQASGGARPGIVGQSSVGSWSGTGNQASEGLLAGTVEQASGGSWTGTGDQSHGGSKPGFEVQVSEEGSLARAGGQADGQSRLGPEDQPSGGSWANSGDQASGGFLVGAVDQANEGSWVGGHQAGSEAKPRYEDQAKSERVSWADSAGQASVGSILGPRDQSVGDSWAAIGDQASGGSRPVPENQSSGWFYACSGSQANAGGSWGGASDQAVRGPVLEPMNQSSGGSWADTGSPASGGSWAGAGAQAGSCSKPGFEDQASGGVFWSSAQDQAIGESSPGLADQASGGSWTGTGSQASERSWIVTGNQGSSCYKSGFEDQASGGGSWVGTGDQACGKSQTGSKPVNEAGRASSMGPEHQASGGSWTSPGDQPSRKSQVSAGVEAREGSWFGAGSEASTGSWFWRGEKVCIVSSPGDKNEASIKSSSVVGKEAIIDSRFGAKNKANIGSWMESDEAVCMDSCLGAESGAVAGAEARQESWLWDGDVATTGSRLGAGAEASGRSWTLAGDVDEDELSRASSPDIEEISLRSLFWADSENSNALRSKCEKDVSIERGARHKVSNKDKLEAAGGVEAKSCSWDGKRNRSEDKSVPKTKAKKTAESRVSCPSMVPGAGMGSWAGAMIWTEMKFPYQNESCFPPEDELRKQIRSGEKTQPWVCRCKRENNMDPRELEKLICMIEMTEDPSIHEIANNALYNSRDYPFSHEIIRNAGRISIIEGLLNNPYPSVRQKALNALNNISVAAENHRKVKTYLNQVCEDTITYPLNSNVQLAGLRLIKHLTIISEYQHMVTNYISEFLRLLTVGSGETKDHILGMLLNFSKNPSMTKDLLIANAPASLINIFSKKETKENILNALSLFENINYHFKRRAKVFTQDKFSKNSLYFIFQRPKACAKKLRILAAEYNDPEVKERVELLLSKL; encoded by the coding sequence ATGGGTCGCATTCAGGAAGTGGGCTTGGTTACTGCAGGACTGATGATCTGGGCTGGTGCCTGCTACTGCATTTACAGATTAACCAAGGGAAGAGCCCAGAGTGTGAGGCGACTTGCCAGAAATGGGTCCAAAGTCAAGATGGAGACTGTGGCTGGGATACAAAACCAGACCTTGGCCATGTGTGAAGCCATGGTGGGGACAGAAATTGAGACTAGACCCAAGCCCAAGACCGGAGCAGAAACTGGAGCAAGAGATAGGTCTGGAGCTGAAGTAGAGACTAAGGTCATTGCTACAGACAGAAGCAAAGCCTATTCTCAAGCCAAGGCAATGGCTGAAGCAAAGACAGAGACCCAATCTGAGGCCAGAACGGTGGCTGGAACAGTGATAATAACAGAGGCAGTGATTTTGACTGACGCCAAAGCCAGTGAAGTGGCCATGAAAGAGGCAGTGACCCAAACTGACTCTGGGTCTGGGAAACTAATCAAGAAAGAGGCAGTGACCCAGACCAAAACTAAAGCTTGGGCACTTGGTACTAAGGTAGAGACCAAGAAAGAAGCAATGACCCAGACCAAAGCAGAAACTCATATATTGGCTGAAAAAGAGATAGAAATGAACAGAGTGGTGGTGACACAGAATGAGGCCTTGGCAGTAATCAGGGAAGTGACCAAGACGGGCGCCATAAACAAGATCAGAAGTGTGGCTGACACCAAGTCAAGAGCCCTGGAAGAGACTGTGagtgtggctaagactctgtctGAGGTCTGGTCTGGTACCTCAGTTGATGCTCAGGGAAATCCTAATTTTGTGTCTGAGGCAGAAGCTGGAGCAGTCATGAAGCCCTGTTCACTGTCTCAGGCTGTGGCCAAGATCCAGATTGACAGTGTTCTTGGTACTGAGGTTGAGGCCAAGGGGAATTGCAAAACTATGTCTCAGGCAGGGTCTTCAGCAGATATGAGGGCTTCTGTTCAGTCTCAAGTTGTAGCCAAGGCCCAGACTGAGGCCATGCTTGGGGTGGCAGTTGATGTTGGGGGCAATACCAAGGCCATGTGTGAAGCAGGGATTGGGGCAGATACAAGTGTTTCTACACAATCTCAGACTGTGACCAAGAAACAGGCTGAGACAGTGTCTGGTGCCAGGGTTGATGACAGGGGAAATACCAATGTCATATCTAGGGCAATGATGGGAGCTGACATGACGGCTGCCACACAGCCTCTAGTTGTAGCCGACACTCAGATTGAATTTGCGCCTGATGCCTGGGTTAAGGGTAGAGGCAGCCCCTATCCTGTATCCATGGTGAGGGCTGGAACAGACACTGAATCCTATATGGAGCCTCAGCCTACGATCCGTGTCCAGGCTGATGCCCTGCCTGATGACAGGGTTAAGGCTCAAGACGATGCCAACACCAAGTCTAAAGAAGAAGCTGGGACAGACAAAAAGGCACAGTCTCAGACTTCCACCAAGAGCCAGGCGGAGGCTCCACCTACCACCAGACGTAAAGCTAGGAGCAAAGCCAAAGGCAAGAGTAAGGCAGGGCTTGGAATAGAGATGAAAACCTGTGTACAGCCTGAAGCTGGGGTCAGGGCCCAAGCTGATGTTTTCCCTGATTCCAGAATTGATGGCAAGGGTGATCCCGATGCCATTTCTGGGCCAGGGGCTAAGGCAGAACTGAGGGCCTCTGGTGAACCTCAGGATATGGCCATTTTCCAGGGCGAGGTCTTACCTGGTGCCCAGAATAAGGTCCAGGACAATCCCGATGCTGTTTCTAAGGCAGGGACTGGGTCAGATACAAAGAGCTCTGCTCAGCCCCAGGCTGTGGCCAGTTCCCAGGGGGAAGCCTTGCCTGGTGTCAAGAAGAAGGCTCTGGGCAGTGCCAGTGCTGTGTCTAAGGCAGGGGCTGGTCCAGATGCAAAGGCCTCGGCCCAGCCTCCGACAGATGCAATAGGCCCTGCCCAGCTCCAGGCTGTGGCCAGTTCCCAGGGTGAGGCTTTGTGTGGTGTCAAAAATAAGGCTCGGGGCAATGCCACTGCTGTGTCTAAAGCAGGGACTGGACAGGATACAAAGAGCTCTGCCCAGCCCCAGGCGGTGACCAGTACGCAGGGTGAGGCCTTGCCTGGTGTCAAGAAGAAGGCTCGGGGCAATGCTGGTGCTGTGTCTAAGGCAGGGGCTGGGTCAGATACCACAGGCCCTACTCAGCCCCAAGCTGTGGTCAGTTCTCAGAGTGAAGCCTCGCCTGGTACTAAGAATAAGGTCCGGAGCAATCCCAATGCTGCGTCTAAGGCAGGGGCTGGGTCAGATGCAAAGGCCTCTGCTCAGACTCCAACAGATACAACAGGCCCTGCTCAGCCCCAGGCTGTGGGCAATTCCTGGGGTGAAGCCTTGCCTGTTACTAAGAATAAGACCCAGGGGAATCCCAATGCCATGTCTACAGCAGGAACTGGGCCAGACGCAACGTGTTCTGCCCAGCTTCAAACAGATACAACAAACACTGCCCAGCCCCAAGGTATGGTCAGTTCTCAGGGTGAGGCCTTGCTTGGTGCCAAGAATAATGTCAGGGGTAATCCCAACAATTTGTGCAAGGCAGAGGCTGGAGCAGACCCCGTGGGCTCTGCTCAGCCCCAAGCTGAGTCTAATTCCCCAGGTGAATCCTTGCCTAGTGCCAGAAGTAAGGTCTGGGGCAATCCCAGTACTGTGTCTAAGGTGGACTCTGGACCAGATACCAGAGGCTGTGTTCAACCACAAGCTGCAGCCAGTTCCCAGGGTGAGACCTCGTGTGGTACTAAGAAGAAGGCTCGGGATAGTGCCAGTACTGCATCCAAGGCAGGGTCTAAGCCAGATACCAAGGGCTGTGTTCAGCCCCAGGCTACAGCCAGTTCCCAGGGTGAGACCTCGTGTGGTACTAAGAAGAAGGCTCGGGGCAGTGCCAGTGGTGCGTCTAAGGCAGGTGCTGGGCCACATGCAATGGACTCTCTGCAGCTGCAAACAGATACAACAGGCTCTGCTCTATCCCAGGCTGTGGCCAGTTCCCAGGGAGAGGCCTTGCTTGGTGCCAGGAGTAAGGTCAGGGGCAATCGCATTACTGAGTCTAAGGGAGAGGCTGGAGCAGGTATGGTGGGCTCTGGCCAGCATCAATCTTTAGCCCATTCCCAGAGCAAGACCTCGTTGGGGGCAAAGGACAAGGCTAAGCACAAGTGCGAGGCAGAAGCCACGGGAGATGTCTCTGTAAAGCCCAAGGCTAAGGCCACGCCCACTTCAGAGAATGAAGGTGGGGCAGGCACTCAGGCCTGCACAAAGTCTCAGTCTAAGGTCCACGACTACTACTGGAATGGGATTGGCGTTGAGGACTGGGTTGCTTCAGAGCGATGGATCAAATTTAGGTTTCAGGCTAGGGATGGATACTGGGAGAATAGCACATCCTGGGCTGATGATGAAAATGAAGCCAATACTGAGTCCTGGAGTGTGGCTAAGAGTGAAAATGAGGTTGGTATTCAGTCCTGGGCTGGAGCTGGGGACCAGGCCAGTGGAGGGTTCTGGGCTGGGAGTCAGGCCAGTCAACAGTCCTGGGCTGGGGGACAGGCCAATGGAGGTTACTGGGTAGAGGCTACAGACAGGGCTGCTGGAGGGTCCTGGACTGTAGCTGAGAACCAGGCCAGTGGGACTTCTTGGGCTGGCACTGGGAACCAGGCTGTTGTGGTGCCCTGGACTGGAGCTCAGGTGAGTGACAGTTCCTGGGCTGGGGGCCAAACCAGTGGGGTATCTTGGACTGGGGGAGAGGCCATTGGTGTATCCTGGGCTGTGGTTGAGAACCAGGCCAATGGAGCATCCTGGACTGGGGCTGAGGCACAGGCTGGTGGAAGGTCCCAGGATGGGGCTGGGATTCAGGCTAATGGAGCCTCCTGGGCTCAGGCTACAGGTGGGAATGTGGTTAACATTGGGTACTGGGCTGTGGCTGTGGACCAGGCTACTGGAGGTTCCTGGATTCTGACTAGTGACCTCTCTGGCGGTGCAACCTGGGTTGGGACTAGTGATCTGGCCAAGCCTAGACTTGAGGTTCAGGCCAGTGAAAATGTGTCCTGGACTGGGACTGGGCTGGGGCCTGAAAACCAGTCCAGTGGAAAGGCCTGGGCTGTCACTGCCAACCAAGCCAGTGGAGGGTCTGGGCTAGCTTCTGTGAATCAGTCCAGTGGTGTGTCCTGGATTACAACTGGAGAACAGGCCAGTGGAGGGGCTAGGCCAGGGATTGTAGGCCAGTCCAGTGTTGGGTCCTGGTCTGGCACTGGGAACCAGGCCAGTGAAGGATTATTGGCTGGGACTGTGGAGCAGGCCAGTGGGGGTTCCTGGACCGGGACTGGTGATCAGTCTCATGGTGGGTCCAAGCCTGGATTTGAGGTTCAGGTCAGTGAAGAAGGTTCTTTGGCCCGTGCTGGTGGTCAGGCTGATGGACAGTCTAGGTTGGGACCCGAGGACCAGCCCAGTGGAGGGTCCTGGGCTAACTCTGGGGACCAAGCCAGTGGAGGGTTCTTGGTTGGAGCTGTGGACCAGGCCAATGAAGGGTCCTGGGTTGGTGGGCATCAGGCTGGCAGTGAGGCAAAGCCTAGGTATGAGGATCAGGCCAAATCTGAAAGAGTATCTTGGGCTGACAGTGCAGGTCAGGCTAGTGTAGGGTCTATACTGGGGCCAAGGGACCAGTCTGTTGGAGATTCCTGGGCTGCTATTGGAGACCAAGCCAGTGGAGGATCCAGGCCAGTGCCCGAGAATCAGTCCAGTGGATGGTTCTATGCTTGCAGTGGGAGTCAGGCCAATGCAGGAGGGTCCTGGGGTGGGGCTAGTGACCAGGCAGTTAGAGGTCCTGTGCTCGAGCCCATGAACCAGTCCAGTGGTGGGTCCTGGGCTGATACTGGGAGTCCAGCCAGTGGAGGGTcttgggctggggctggggctcaggCTGGTAGCTGTTCCAAACCTGGATTTGAGGATCAGGCCAGTGGTGGAGTGTTCTGGTCCAGTGCTCAGGACCAGGCCATTGGAGAGTCTAGTCCAGGGCTTGCAGACCAGGCCAGTGGTGGGTCCTGGACTGGCACTGGGAGTCAGGCCAGTGAAAGGTCCTGGATTGTGACTGGGAATCAAGGAAGTAGCTGTTACAAATCTGGATTTGAGGATCAGGCCAGTGGAGGAGGCTCCTGGGTTGGCACTGGGGATCAGGCTTGTGGAAAATCCCAGACTGGATCTAAGCCGGTGAATGAGGCTGGTAGAGCATCTAGCATGGGGCCTGAACATCAGGCAAGTGGAGGGTCGTGGACAAGCCCTGGAGATCAGCCCAGTAGAAAGTCTCAGGTAAGTGCtggggtggaggccagggagggATCCTGGTTTGGAGCTGGGAGTGAGGCTAGCACAGGGTCTTGGTTCTGGAGAGGGGAAAAAGTTTGTATTGTATCTAGTCCTGGGGATAAAAATGAAGCCAGTATTAAATCCAGCTCAGTAGTTGGGAAAGAAGCCATCATTGATTCCAGATTTGGGGCCAAGAACAAGGCCAATATTGGGTCCTGGATGGAATCTGATGAGGCTGTCTGTATGGATTCCTGTTTGGGAGCTGAGTCTGGAGCTGTGGCTGGAGCTGAGGCCAGGCAGGAGTCTTGGCTGTGGGATGGAGATGTAGCCACTACAGGGTCTAGgcttggggctggggcagaggCTAGTGGGCGGTCCTGGACTTTGGCTGGAGATGTAGATGAGGATGAGCTAAGTAGAGCATCTAGCCCTGATATTGAGGAGATCAGTTTAAGGTCCTTGTTTTGGGCTGACAGTGAGAACAGTAATGCACTCAGATCTAAGTGTGAGAAAGATGTCAGTATTGAGCGTGGGGCTAGACATAAGGTCAGCAACAAGGACAAGCTGGAGGCTGCTGGTGGAGTCGAGGCAAAGTCTTGTTCCTGGGATggtaaaagaaacagaagtgagGATAAATCTGTGCCTAAGACTAAAGCCAAAAAGACAGCTGAGTCAAGAGTCTCATGTCCGTCCATGGTCCCTGGGGCAGGAATGGGGTCATGGGCAGGAGCCATGATCTGGACAGAAATGAAATTTCCATACCAAAATGAGTCTTGCTTCCCACCTGAAGATGAACTCAGAAAGCAGATCAGGTCTGGGGAGAAAACTCAGCCCTGGGTTTGCCGTTGTAAACGTGAAAATAACATGGATCCACGAGAGCTCGAGAAACTCATTTGCATGATTGAGATGACTGAAGATCCTTCTATTCATGAAATAGCCAATAATGCTCTATATAACAGTCGTGATTACCCATTTTCCCATGAAATAATTCGTAATGCAGGTAGAATCTCAATTATTGAAGGCTTGCTTAATAACCCCTACCCTAGTGTTAGGCAGAAAGCTTTAAATGCACTGAATAACATCTCAGTGGCTGCTGAAAACCATAGGAAGGTTAAAACATACTTAAATCAAGTATGTGAAGACACCATCACCTATCCCTTGAATTCAAATGTGCAGCTGGCTGGACTGAGATTGATAAAGCACCTGACTATTATCAGTGAGTATCAGCATATGGTTACAAATTACATTTCAGAATTTCTTCGTTTGTTAACTGTGGGAAGTGGAGAAACTAAAGACCATATTTTGGGAAtgcttttaaatttctctaaaaatCCCTCTATGACAAAGGACTTGCTCATTGCCAATGCACCAGCATCACTGATTAATATCTTTAGCAAGAAAGAGACAAAGGAGAATATTCTTAATGCTCTTTcactatttgaaaatataaattaccaTTTTAAAAGAAGAGCAAAAGTATTTACCCAAGACAAGTTCAGTAAAAATTCCCTTTATTTCATATTCCAACGACCTAAAGCATGTGCCAAGAAACTTCGCATCTTAGCAGCAGAATACAATGACCCTGAGGTGAAAGAAAGAGTTGAGCTGTTATTAAGTAAACTATGA